From the genome of Methanobrevibacter sp., one region includes:
- the cas4 gene encoding CRISPR-associated protein Cas4: MKKEDITGVMVQYYVLCKRELWFYIKQINMNYNNDDISIGKFLHETSYKREKKEIRLDNMVFDFIKRGEELVIFEIKKSSKLTIGAKYQLYFYLYNLKLIQTNIKGILVYPKERKKEEIFLTNEIIDEMEEIIKGILEVSNLNRPPIAKNQPYCKRCSFYELCMV; encoded by the coding sequence ATGAAAAAAGAAGATATAACTGGAGTTATGGTTCAATATTATGTGTTATGCAAGCGTGAATTATGGTTTTATATTAAACAGATTAATATGAATTATAACAATGATGATATTTCAATTGGGAAGTTTCTTCATGAAACTTCTTATAAAAGAGAAAAAAAAGAAATTCGGCTTGACAACATGGTTTTTGATTTTATTAAACGGGGAGAAGAGTTAGTTATTTTTGAAATTAAAAAATCAAGTAAATTAACAATTGGTGCAAAATATCAATTATATTTTTATTTATATAATTTAAAATTAATACAAACCAATATAAAAGGTATTTTAGTATATCCTAAGGAAAGAAAAAAAGAAGAAATTTTTTTAACTAATGAAATTATTGATGAAATGGAAGAAATAATTAAAGGAATTTTGGAAGTGTCTAATTTGAATAGACCTCCTATTGCTAAAAATCAACCCTATTGCAAAAGATGTTCATTTTATGAATTATGTATGGTGTGA
- the cas7b gene encoding type I-B CRISPR-associated protein Cas7/Csh2, which produces MNRSEILFLYDIVDANPNGDPLDGNKPRLDEETEINIVTDVRFKRTIRDYLHDFKNQGIFIKEIQDKNGNIQDAKQRANDYSSTEGKYDSLDEAKNDLKNCILNQCIDVRLFGATIPIDVKVGKTNKSSSVTLTGPVQFRMGRSLNKVEIQHIKGTGAFASGKGKDQKTFREEYILPYSLIGFYGIVNENAAKETKLKEEDIYLLLDGIWNGTKNLISRSKFGQSPRCLIQIEYNENNFFIGDLNNKISISHDFEDDKKLRKISELDVDLSALISAIEENRDKINKINYKFDSDIEFKDYSMAELITKFKDFGIETSEINL; this is translated from the coding sequence GTGAATAGGTCCGAAATTTTATTTTTATATGACATTGTAGATGCAAATCCTAATGGTGATCCATTAGATGGTAATAAACCAAGATTGGACGAAGAAACAGAAATTAACATTGTGACTGATGTTAGATTTAAAAGAACAATACGTGATTATTTACATGACTTTAAAAATCAAGGAATATTTATTAAAGAGATTCAAGATAAAAATGGCAATATTCAAGATGCAAAACAAAGAGCAAATGATTATTCATCAACTGAAGGAAAATATGATTCATTAGATGAAGCAAAAAATGACCTAAAAAATTGTATATTGAATCAGTGTATTGATGTTAGACTTTTTGGTGCAACAATACCTATTGATGTAAAAGTAGGTAAAACAAATAAAAGCAGTTCTGTAACTTTAACTGGGCCGGTTCAATTTAGAATGGGAAGATCTCTAAATAAAGTTGAAATTCAACACATTAAAGGTACTGGTGCTTTCGCATCTGGAAAAGGTAAAGATCAAAAAACTTTTAGAGAAGAATATATTTTACCATATTCTTTAATTGGTTTTTATGGTATTGTTAATGAAAATGCAGCTAAAGAAACCAAATTAAAAGAAGAAGATATTTATCTATTATTAGATGGGATTTGGAATGGAACTAAAAATTTAATTTCACGTTCTAAATTTGGTCAATCTCCTAGATGTTTAATTCAAATTGAATATAATGAAAATAACTTCTTTATTGGTGATTTGAATAATAAAATTTCTATTTCTCATGATTTTGAAGATGACAAAAAATTAAGAAAAATTTCAGAGCTTGATGTTGATTTATCTGCGTTAATTAGTGCTATTGAAGAAAATAGAGATAAAATTAATAAAATTAATTATAAATTTGACTCAGATATCGAATTTAAAGATTATTCTATGGCTGAACTAATAACTAAGTTTAAAGATTTTGGAATCGAAACATCTGAAATTAATTTATGA
- the cas5b gene encoding type I-B CRISPR-associated protein Cas5b has protein sequence MNKKLLAFDIWGDYGYFRRGYTSTSTITFPFPSRTTISGLISGILGLEKGSYHEIFNEDNSKIGLRILNPIKKININLNYINTKGGFLLSDINSNPRVQVQAEFLKDVKYRIYVSLNNDSLMEELYCNLSEHKSVFTPCLGISECIADFKLAYDDLFDLNMSNGNDVNIDSVILKNKFDLIIEPGKKYGIVKSPGFMNSDRIVSKFLEYYYEENANSIKVKNGDFYLIGDEKIALY, from the coding sequence ATGAATAAAAAACTATTAGCTTTTGATATATGGGGAGATTATGGCTATTTTAGAAGAGGTTACACTTCTACTTCTACAATTACTTTTCCTTTCCCTTCAAGAACTACAATTTCTGGTTTAATTTCAGGAATATTGGGACTAGAAAAAGGTAGTTATCATGAGATTTTTAATGAAGATAATAGTAAAATAGGCTTGAGAATATTAAATCCAATTAAAAAAATTAATATTAATCTTAATTATATCAATACAAAAGGAGGTTTTTTATTATCTGATATTAATTCTAATCCAAGAGTTCAAGTTCAAGCAGAGTTTTTAAAAGATGTAAAATATAGAATTTATGTTTCTTTAAATAATGATAGTTTAATGGAAGAATTATATTGTAATTTAAGCGAACATAAATCAGTTTTCACTCCATGTTTAGGAATTTCTGAGTGTATTGCTGATTTTAAATTAGCTTATGATGATTTATTTGATTTGAATATGTCTAATGGGAATGATGTTAACATTGATTCAGTCATATTAAAGAATAAATTTGATTTAATTATTGAACCTGGAAAGAAATATGGGATAGTTAAAAGCCCGGGATTTATGAATTCAGATAGAATTGTTTCTAAATTCCTGGAATATTATTATGAAGAAAATGCTAATTCAATTAAAGTAAAAAATGGTGATTTTTATTTAATTGGAGATGAAAAAATTGCATTATACTGA
- the cas3 gene encoding CRISPR-associated helicase Cas3': protein MHYTELKSHPNKFLEDHLKNVADFSRSSFYSLTFDNNVLFGDISYIIGLSHDFAKSTSFFQDYILTGKSNENKSHGFLSAIFTYFAVSKYLKENNVRFDKNLSIISYIVVLHHHGNIRNIPTLDDYHDIKFNSKVINNQINDLVDLSYDLNLFYNEFNININEFFDNIDKISERISDDLFDFEYDATFDNYFLILQFYSVLLDADKMDASGSNFIKRESIPSNIVDDYKINHSFNLEGINKIREEAYLEVNKNIMNLDLSNKIYSINLPTGIGKTLTGLSSVLKLRNRIQDEMGINARIIYSLPFLSIIDQNENVIKSIFNENNLNGNNYFLKHNYLADMSYIKDEDMEYEISDSKILIEGWNSEFIITTFIQLFYSLIGNKNSFLRKFHNIANSIIILDEIQSIPYKFWGIINLILKKLAHEYNCWIILMTATQPFIFNETEILSLVENIDYYFNKFDRIEYNFMLENISLFDFADELINLIDKEKNKDMMVVLNTIDSSVELYKIIKEHLNENNEGCYLDNDGIFHAGNDINLIYLSTNIIPITRLNKIKAIKNSEKQNIIISTQLIEAGVDIDVDIVYRDFAPLDSIIQTAGRCNRSGKKDKGLVNVISLINEKGKQYSGFVYQKLLLNTTQEVLKGLNQCSEKEFNLKTSNKYFELISQRSFDDDRLKNILNNLKFNDIPSNFKLIETNQNKMDVFVCVNEEAVNIFNQYKFILENYSGFKRKERFLKIKSNFYQYVISVDEKKFGSTNLYNDEIGVIYPSDLNRKYESDLGFISLENEEPMIW, encoded by the coding sequence TTGCATTATACTGAATTAAAATCTCATCCAAATAAATTTTTAGAAGACCATTTGAAAAATGTTGCAGATTTTTCAAGATCTTCTTTTTATTCATTAACGTTTGATAATAACGTATTATTTGGTGATATTTCTTATATTATTGGTTTGTCTCATGATTTTGCTAAATCAACTTCTTTTTTTCAAGATTATATTTTAACGGGTAAAAGTAATGAAAATAAATCTCATGGGTTTTTATCCGCAATATTTACATATTTTGCAGTATCCAAATATTTAAAAGAAAATAATGTTAGGTTTGATAAAAATTTATCTATAATTTCTTATATTGTTGTATTACATCATCACGGAAATATAAGAAATATTCCTACCTTAGATGATTATCATGATATTAAATTTAATTCAAAAGTAATAAATAATCAAATTAATGATTTGGTTGATTTAAGTTATGATTTAAATTTATTTTATAATGAGTTTAATATTAATATTAACGAATTTTTTGATAATATTGATAAAATTTCTGAAAGAATTTCTGATGATTTATTTGACTTTGAATATGATGCGACTTTTGATAATTATTTTTTAATTTTACAATTTTATTCTGTTTTGTTGGATGCAGATAAAATGGATGCATCGGGAAGCAATTTTATAAAACGTGAATCTATTCCTAGTAATATTGTTGATGATTATAAAATAAATCATTCTTTTAATTTAGAGGGTATTAATAAAATACGTGAGGAAGCTTATTTGGAAGTTAATAAAAATATAATGAATTTGGATTTATCAAATAAAATTTATTCAATTAATTTACCTACAGGGATTGGAAAAACATTAACAGGTCTTTCAAGTGTATTAAAATTGAGAAATAGAATCCAAGATGAAATGGGAATTAATGCAAGAATTATTTATTCCTTACCTTTTTTATCCATTATTGATCAAAATGAAAATGTAATTAAATCTATTTTCAATGAAAATAATTTAAATGGAAATAACTATTTTTTAAAACATAATTATCTTGCTGATATGAGCTATATTAAAGATGAGGATATGGAATATGAAATTTCAGATTCAAAAATTTTAATTGAGGGTTGGAATTCAGAATTTATTATAACAACATTTATTCAATTATTTTATAGTTTAATAGGTAATAAAAATAGTTTTTTAAGAAAGTTTCACAATATTGCTAATTCAATTATCATTTTAGATGAGATTCAATCAATACCATATAAATTCTGGGGCATTATAAATCTAATACTTAAAAAATTAGCTCATGAATACAATTGTTGGATAATATTAATGACTGCAACACAGCCATTTATTTTCAATGAAACCGAGATTCTTTCATTAGTTGAAAACATAGACTATTATTTTAATAAATTTGATAGAATTGAGTATAATTTCATGTTAGAAAATATTTCACTTTTTGATTTTGCAGATGAATTAATTAACTTAATTGATAAAGAGAAAAATAAAGATATGATGGTTGTTTTAAATACAATTGATTCTTCAGTTGAATTATATAAAATTATTAAAGAACATTTAAATGAAAATAATGAAGGATGTTATTTGGATAATGATGGTATTTTCCATGCTGGAAATGATATTAATCTAATTTATTTATCAACTAATATTATTCCAATCACCCGTTTAAATAAGATTAAAGCTATTAAAAATTCAGAAAAACAAAATATAATTATTTCCACACAGTTAATTGAAGCCGGTGTGGATATTGATGTTGATATCGTTTATCGTGATTTTGCTCCTTTAGATTCTATCATTCAAACTGCGGGTAGATGTAATCGCAGTGGTAAGAAAGATAAAGGTTTGGTTAATGTAATTTCTTTGATAAATGAAAAAGGAAAACAATATTCTGGTTTTGTTTATCAAAAATTATTACTCAATACCACTCAAGAAGTATTAAAAGGTTTAAATCAGTGTAGTGAAAAAGAATTTAATTTAAAAACTTCAAATAAATACTTTGAATTAATTTCCCAACGTAGTTTTGACGATGATAGACTTAAAAATATTTTGAATAATCTTAAATTTAATGATATTCCGTCTAATTTTAAATTAATTGAAACTAATCAAAATAAAATGGATGTTTTTGTTTGTGTTAATGAAGAAGCTGTAAATATATTTAATCAATATAAATTTATTCTTGAAAATTATTCAGGTTTTAAACGTAAAGAAAGATTTTTAAAAATTAAAAGTAATTTTTATCAATATGTAATTTCTGTTGATGAGAAAAAATTTGGTTCAACAAATTTGTATAATGATGAAATCGGCGTGATATATCCAAGTGATTTAAATAGAAAATATGAGTCTGATTTAGGATTTATTTCTTTAGAAAATGAAGAACCTATGATTTGGTAA
- the cas1b gene encoding type I-B CRISPR-associated endonuclease Cas1b: MKNPLYITSHGILSRKDNTLYFINETDKKQIPIHAISEINCFGKVSLKSGASTFLMKEGIVVNFFNKYGFYEGSLYPKIKLNSGLVVVRQSEHYLDVKKRQYIAKEFVEGIKHNILKTMKYYSKKGKNLDEYIENIEKENIDGDIAQMMSCEGRIWNNFYQSFNVILRKFPFNKREIRPPIDEINSLLSFGNSLLYTTVLSELYQTYLHPSVSFLHEPSERRFSLSLDFADIFKPIIVDRTIFKLVNNNMLSKKHFTYDVGCLLNDKGKQIFISEYQKKLETTIMHQTLNKKVSYKYLIRLEGYKLIKHFLKDKQYESFKMWW; this comes from the coding sequence ATGAAAAATCCGTTATATATTACATCTCATGGTATTTTATCAAGAAAGGATAATACATTGTATTTTATAAATGAAACTGATAAAAAACAGATTCCGATTCATGCAATAAGCGAAATTAATTGTTTTGGAAAAGTTTCACTTAAATCTGGAGCTTCAACATTTTTAATGAAAGAAGGTATTGTTGTTAATTTTTTTAATAAATATGGTTTTTATGAAGGATCATTATATCCAAAAATTAAATTAAATTCTGGTTTGGTTGTTGTTCGACAATCTGAACATTATTTAGATGTTAAAAAAAGACAATATATTGCAAAAGAATTTGTTGAAGGTATTAAACATAATATACTTAAAACAATGAAATATTATTCTAAAAAAGGTAAAAATCTTGATGAATATATTGAAAATATTGAAAAAGAAAATATTGATGGCGATATTGCACAAATGATGAGTTGCGAAGGTCGCATTTGGAATAATTTTTATCAAAGTTTTAATGTGATTTTAAGAAAATTTCCATTTAATAAACGCGAAATTAGACCACCTATAGATGAAATAAACTCTTTGTTGTCATTTGGTAATTCATTATTATATACGACTGTCTTATCTGAATTATATCAAACTTATCTTCATCCATCTGTTAGTTTTTTACATGAGCCCTCAGAGAGAAGATTTTCTTTATCATTGGATTTCGCTGACATTTTTAAACCGATAATTGTTGATAGAACTATTTTTAAATTAGTCAATAATAATATGCTTAGTAAAAAACATTTTACATATGATGTTGGTTGTTTGTTAAATGATAAAGGAAAACAAATTTTTATATCTGAATATCAAAAGAAGTTAGAAACAACAATAATGCATCAAACATTAAATAAAAAAGTTTCTTATAAGTATCTAATTAGGTTAGAAGGTTATAAATTAATAAAACATTTTTTGAAGGATAAACAATATGAAAGTTTTAAAATGTGGTGGTAA